DNA sequence from the Streptomyces canus genome:
AGCAGGACCCGGATCGCTGGGACCGCGCGCTCATCGCCGAGGGCCAATCACTCGTACGGCGGTGTCTGCGCCGGAACCATCCGGGGCCGTATCAGATCCAGGCCGCCATCCAGGCCGTGCACAGCGACGCGCCCACCGACTGGGGGCAGGTCCGCCGGCTGTACGACCAGCTGATGGCCGTGGCTCCCAGTCCCGTCGTGGCCCTGAACCGGGCGGTCGCCGTGGCCGAGACCGACGGACCCGCACAGGCCCTCGCCCTGGTGGACGCGCTGGACCTCGACGACTACCACGTCCTCCACGCCGTCCGGGCCGACCTGCTGCGCCGGCTCGGACGCGACGCGGAGGCCGCGGACGCCTACGCGAAGGCCGCGGAACTCACCGAGAATCCGGCGGAGCGTACCTATCTCGAACACCGCCGCCGCTCGCTGTCCCCTCGGCGCGAAAAGTCCTGACGGCGGCCCGGAATTTACCCGGACGCGAAAAGGTTGCAATATGCATCTGATCGTCGAGACCCGGCCGCAAGGCCCGCCCACCCCAGCGAGGCATCCGTGAACCACCCCGCCCCCGAGCAGCCCGCCGACGTCGTGGCCCGACTGCGCGCCACCTTCCGCAGCGGCCGCACCAAGCCCGTCGCATGGCGTACGACCCAGCTGCGCCGTCTGCGCGAGATGCTCACGGAGAACGGCACGGAGCTGGCCGCCGCCCTCCACGCCGACCTGGGCAAGAGCTCCACCGAGGCCTTCCGCACCGAGATCGACTTCACGATCCGCGAGATCGACCACACCCTGGAGCACCTCACCGACTGGCTGCGGCCCGAGTCCGCCCCGGTCCCGGCGCACCTCGGCGCCGACGCGAGCGCCCGGACGCAGTACGACCCGCTCGGCGTCGTCCTCGTCATCGCCCCCTGGAACTACCCGGCCCAGTTGCTGCTCGCCCCGGTGGTCGGCGCCCTCGCCGCGGGCAACGTGGTGGTCGCCAAGCCGAGCGAGCTGGCCCCGGCCACCTCCGCCGCCCTGGCCCGGCTGCTGCCCGCCCACTTGGACACGGACGCCGTGGCCGTGGTCGAGGGCGGCATCCCGGAGACCACGGCCCTGCTGGCCGAGCGCTTCGACCACATCTTCTACACCGGCAACGGCGCCGTCGGCCGTATCGTCCTGCGCGCCGCCGCCGAGCACCTGACCCCGGTCACGCTCGAACTGGGCGGCAAGTCCCCGGCGTTCGTCGACCGCGACGCCGACCTCACCGTCGTCGCGGACCGCCTGGCCCGCGGCAAGTTCCTCAACGCCGGACAGACCTGCGTCGCCCCCGACTACGTCCTGACCGACCCGGAGACGGCGGCCGCCCTGGAGCCGCTGCTGGCCGGCGCCGTGGAAACGCTGTACGGCAGCGACCCCGCCGACTCCGGCGAGTACGGACGCATCATCAACGAACGGCACTTCGACCGCCTCACCGGCCTGCTCGACTCGGGCCGCACGGTCGTCGGCGGCGCGAGCGACCGTACGAGCAAGTACATCGCGCCCACCGTCCTCGCCGACGTGGACCCCAAGTCCCCGGTGATGCAGGAGGAGATCTTCGGTCCGATCCTGCCGATCGTCACCGTCCCCGGCCTCGACGAGGCCATCGACTTCATCAACGACCGGGACAAGCCGCTCGCGCTGTACGTCTTCACCGACTCCGACACGACACGGCGCCGCATCGCCGACGAGACCTCCTCCGGCGGTCTCGGCTACGGCCTGCCGCTCGCCCATCTCACCGTCTCCGACCTGCCGTTCGGCGGCGTCGGGGAGAGCGGCATGGGCAACTACCACGGCCGCTACTCCATCGAGACCTTCAGCCACCGCAAGGCGATCCTCGAGAAGCCCCTCGGCTAGGGCGCGTGTCGGGTCGTGATCCATGAGCTCGCGGCCTCCGGCGTGGGTGCCCCGTCCGGGGTGCGGGGCCCGGCGATCTGCGGCTGCGCCGCGTGGACGCGAATGACCGGAAGCGTTGCCCAAGGCGGGTGGGCAGGCGGGAAGACGGGCAGGCAGGCAGCGGCCGGGGCACGAGGGCCGCGGCCGCGCGCCCG
Encoded proteins:
- a CDS encoding aldehyde dehydrogenase family protein; this translates as MNHPAPEQPADVVARLRATFRSGRTKPVAWRTTQLRRLREMLTENGTELAAALHADLGKSSTEAFRTEIDFTIREIDHTLEHLTDWLRPESAPVPAHLGADASARTQYDPLGVVLVIAPWNYPAQLLLAPVVGALAAGNVVVAKPSELAPATSAALARLLPAHLDTDAVAVVEGGIPETTALLAERFDHIFYTGNGAVGRIVLRAAAEHLTPVTLELGGKSPAFVDRDADLTVVADRLARGKFLNAGQTCVAPDYVLTDPETAAALEPLLAGAVETLYGSDPADSGEYGRIINERHFDRLTGLLDSGRTVVGGASDRTSKYIAPTVLADVDPKSPVMQEEIFGPILPIVTVPGLDEAIDFINDRDKPLALYVFTDSDTTRRRIADETSSGGLGYGLPLAHLTVSDLPFGGVGESGMGNYHGRYSIETFSHRKAILEKPLG